The genomic segment AAGTTGTTTTCAGTATTTAAAAGGTCATATTTTCATATCCTTTTTCgataattcttcaagaaaaataaaagactaATAATAAAATGCATGCATTAGATGTAACTTTATTCAAACAAAATCTGATTATACATTTGCATTTTAGGCTTACTAAATCTGTACAAATACGTAGAATTATCATTAAAtaagaaactaaaatttaaaaatactttaaccattttttcatttttttaagtaataaataggAAAGAGCATAATGAATTGTGCCGCAAAAATAATCTAAATGTTatgtttagatttattttacGTGTAAGCAGTTTTTAATTGTACTTTAAccatatatttgattaaattaggATAATGTTGAGTTGAATTGTTTTGTTTTTCTCATTGGCTTATTACAAAGTaactaaattattcaataattgtaaaaaaaaattgcaataagACAATTAAAACCAATGAATATCATTCTTATAGCTCCAACCAATAAACTCCATGAAAAGAAGGCAATAAACTAATTATCAGAACAAATGGAAACTCTTTATCTTTCCTCATGGATTATGGTTTTTGCATATGGAAAATCCTAAACTAGATAACACTATTCAGTGTGAAGTTGTTTAATATTAGGTGCTCATCTTTCATTAAACAACTTGTTATTACTGCAATTCGCAGTAACACTAAGAGTTGAATTCTTAAAACTTAgaacaattttattttctttattattcttCTTTACATAACGCCGATGCAAGCAATCTGATATTTATGTATCGTGAAATAAAACCAAGTTGAGAAGAAAAATCCAGGTCTTTTCAGATGCTATTGACATCATCATATTACTTTCTTTGGTAGTACAACCTAGGCTGTTCTAAAAGTTACCATAATTTGCTATGCAATAGATTTGATATCCATTATTTCTTTATatgcttttaaaaaatattttacttactTTCTTTAGATGTCTTTCCGTTTTTTAGCATTCTATTACTTATTCTAGGGTGAGCTTCTAATGTTACCGAATAACGGTATTGCTTTACGGTACTTTCAAACATATAACTAACTTAAATTGCACCATGATGttatgaatttttttcattttctggaatacttgataaaatatatacatgatcaGTAAAACAATGTTTATATTGCATTCAAGAAACATATTTACCTACCAAATTCACGACTAGATTCAATTACAAACACGATAATCGATTGTTGAATGTCAAAtttgaccacctaatttaattagtttaaccATTTAATTTATTGAGCTGTTTtggcctatatatatataaaccctaTCAAATGAGAACTTCATTCCAAACCATCTAAAAGGCaactaaaacattcatttttaaCTTTCTTGCTTGTTTCTTTTGTCCTTTGATTCTTTTTTGCAATGGCAAGCTCGAGCAAGAAAACTAGGGGAAAACAAAAAATTGAGATTAAGATAATTGAAAATGAGGATGATAGGCTCATCTCATTTTCAAAACGACGTTTTGGAATTTATAAGAAAATCTCTGAGCTCTCCACTTTATGTGGTTGTGACattctctttattattttctcaCCAAAAGGTAAGCCTTATTCGTTTGCTCATCCTTCTATTGAAGCTGTGACTAAACGCTTTCTAAACCCACACCAACCTCTTTATGAAACCACGGATGCTCTTGTTGAGGCTTACCGTAAGGTAAGAATCAAGTCGCTAGTCCAAGATTACAATGAGGTCCACGACCAACTAGATGcatcaaaagaaaaacaaaaggcaTTTTCTTTGGCCCAGCAATCATGTGGAAGCGAATctcatcattggtggaaaactccCATATATCAGCTTAACCCGAGGGAGCTCCATGAACTAGACAAACGTTTCGCAGAGTTCATCAACTTGATCTCTATCGCAAGAGACAAGAAGATTGTATCCATTTCCTCAATGCATGCTGCAATGGATGAGGATGTCCCTTTTGTCGTTCCTTCTAGATATGGCCCTAGTTTGCAGTAGCTTTTTACCTCAAAGTCCTCAATGtcaaatgttatttttattgttttattttttatgttagttagGCTTCTAGATATTGGGAGTCCTCAAGGCATACATGAGCATGCTCATGTAGCTAACCATCATGCTTTCTATGGTCTCTATTGTAGCATTCCCGAGCCTTGACTATTTAGGGTCTAGGGCTATTTTGGTTCCAATTATGATGTTGTATCAACAATTGACTTTCAATAAACTGGTGCTTATATTAATAACTCGGTCAAGTTTCAATTCATAGGCTAATACACTTTTCACTTTCAGAATTTGTCAAAAAGTTTTCATGTAATGTAAAGAGAAGAATATATCATAGTGGAATATGCTTTCTTTTCTTGCAAGATTCCACATCAAGTTTCGCAAccaaatgattaaaaattaatagaaatttctTAAAAAGATTGCTCGACGACAATTTATTGTCTAAATAGTTTTCACTTTAGGATTAATGATAGGCCTTCTAGGCAGATGGAGTCTAAATAGAACATATTATTGGGAGTTCTTCTTGTAGCAAGTTCTTTGTTCCATAtagttatatattaaaaatatggcTTCACTGCATCTTTTTAAGTTGTTTTCAGTATTTAAAAGGTCATATTTTCATATCCTTTTTCgataattcttcaagaaaaataaaagactaATAATAAAATGCATGCATTAGATGTAACTTTATTCAAACAAAATCTGATTATACATTTGCATTTTAGGCTTACTAAATCTGTACAAATACATAGAATTATCATTAAAtaagaaactaaaatttaaaaatactttaaccattttttcattttttaagtaataaataggAGAGAGCATAATGAATTGTGCCGCAAAAATAATCTAAATGTTatgtttagatttattttacGTGTAAGCAGTTTTTAATTGTACTTTAAccatatatttgattaaattaggATAATGTTGAGTTGAATTGTTTTGTTTTTCTCATTGGCTTATTACAAAGTaactaaattattcaataattgtaaaaaaaattgcaataagACAATTAAAACCAATGAATATCATTCTTATAGCTCCAACCAATAAACTCCATGAAAAGAAGGCAATAAACTAATTATCAGAACAAATGGAAACTCTTTATCTTTCCTCATGGATTATGGTTTTTGCATATGGAAAATCTTGAACTAGATAACACTATTCAATGTGAAGTTGTTTAATATTAGGTGCTCATTTTTCATTAAACAACTTGTTATTACTGCAATTCGCAGTAACACTAAGAGTTGAATTTTTAAAACTCAgaacaattttattttctttattattcttCTCTATATAACGCCGATGCAAGCAATGCGATATTTATGTATCGTAAAATAAAACCAAGTTGAGAAGCAAAATCTAGGTCTTTTCAGATGTTATTGACAGCAACATCATACTTTCTTTGGTAGTACAACTTAGTCTGTTCTAAAAGTTACCATAATTTGCTATGCAATAGATTTGATATCCATTATTTCTTTATAtgcttttcaaaaaatttctactTACTTTCTTTAGATGTCTTTCCATTTTTGAACATTCTATTACTTATTCTAGGGTGAGCTTCTAATGTTACAGAATAACGGTATTGCTTTTCAGTACTTTCCAACATATAACTAACTTAAAATGCactatgaaattatgattttttttcattttctggaATACTTGATAAAATATATACACGATCAGTAAAACAATATTTATATTGCATTCAAGAAACATATTTACCTACCAAATTCACGACTAGATTCAATTACAAACACGATAATCGATTGTTGAACGTCAAATTTGACCAcccaatttaattagtttaaccATTTAATTTATTGAGTTGTTTTGGTCTATATCTATGAACCCTATCAAAGGAGAACTTCATTCCAAACCATCTAAAAGGCCACTAAAGCATTCATTTTTAACTTTCTTACTTGTTTCTTTTGTCCATTGATTCTTTTTTGCAATGGCAAGCTCAAGCAAGAAAACTAGGGGAAAACAAAAAATTGAGATTAAGATAATTGAAAATGAGGATGATAGGctcatctcattttcaaaatgatGTTTTGGAATTTATAAGAAAATCTCTGAGCTCTCCACTTTATGTGGCAGTGATattctctttattattttctcaCCAAAAGGTAAGCCTTATTCGTTTGCTCATCCTTCTACTGAATTTCTTACTAAACGCTTTCTAAATCCAAACCAACCTCTTCATGAAACGACAGACGCTCCTGTTGAGGCTTACCGTAAGGTAAGAATCAAGTCTCTAGTCCAAGATTACAATGAGGTCCACTATAATACGCCGAAAATTattacagtaagaaagtaagatagtatcattgatatagtaaaataaagaaataaagtgacaaaaagggaaattcttagttatgccaaCATTTGGAAGTatactatgacatattaattcaagaaaggattaaatcgcaaaagtgagaaaagttttgttgcccaagggtaaatactcaaaatttgaggggttaaagtgtaaatatgaaaaagttgaaggatcaatagtgtaaatattttaagggtggaatgatctagaaactaaggaaaacggatgaattaggaccaaattgaataagtgaagagttatgagggactaaatcacaattttaccaaattaagtgatgactcaaggatagaattttaaaagatcataaagggcaaaatggtaaattagaaagagagagaactctagaaggcaatgaggatattagagatattttgatgatattttataattatttaattagataaatattattttattaatattttaatgagatattttattattattttatttagtataaaaggaaagaaagatgaaaaattttcatcatctttccatgcacccacgtgagaagagaagagaagaaagaaattttcctttctttacaatttggttttttttgccaaaatttcaccattttcacttagaaatcaaaagaatttccctagctaccaagagagaaaattaataaggagacaatggggagctgaaggagagagaaaatcaagttaaagattgaaatcaataggacaaggtaagaacatcaagatttcaatatatttttgagtttgatattattgagaaagtatgaaaatgatgttaaagtagagttttattatataaggttctatattcttgatatgttagtgaagggaaataagaggaagtgatgggaaatattgtagagaaaggaaacgaaggtgttataaatttggttatcgatattttacactaaaacagttttggacagcagcagtagtttgactttgaaaattcaaaaaaaaaactatagaaattgaattagacgttaattaaagtattaaattaaaccctattgagtctacttttacatagaagaaacggtgtaagcaaaagattttcatattatgagatatatgaatttttgtgagacagggtcagattgatttcgggttcccctgttttgactttggaaaatcatcaaaaattgtaaaaaaataattaggggtttaaatttatatgtttaaattattgatgagtctatttttaagagaaaaaaaatggaaacatcattcaaaccccgtaataagagataattaatttttagtaagcaAAGGTAAAGCTTTCAAACAGCAGACAGgtataaatttgaagattttactgtacttactggctaaatcataaattctaaaatttttatggtagaaagatatgtgagtctagtttcaaaa from the Gossypium hirsutum isolate 1008001.06 chromosome D09, Gossypium_hirsutum_v2.1, whole genome shotgun sequence genome contains:
- the LOC107892543 gene encoding agamous-like MADS-box protein AGL62; the encoded protein is MASSSKKTRGKQKIEIKIIENEDDRLISFSKRRFGIYKKISELSTLCGCDILFIIFSPKGKPYSFAHPSIEAVTKRFLNPHQPLYETTDALVEAYRKVRIKSLVQDYNEVHDQLDASKEKQKAFSLAQQSCGSESHHWWKTPIYQLNPRELHELDKRFAEFINLISIARDKKIVSISSMHAAMDEDVPFVVPSRYGPSLQ